One window of Lepeophtheirus salmonis chromosome Z, UVic_Lsal_1.4, whole genome shotgun sequence genomic DNA carries:
- the shn gene encoding LOW QUALITY PROTEIN: uncharacterized protein shn (The sequence of the model RefSeq protein was modified relative to this genomic sequence to represent the inferred CDS: deleted 1 base in 1 codon; substituted 1 base at 1 genomic stop codon), with protein sequence MSSSTTTTTTTSPSKRNSVYELDSPPMNNMIPALEPRWEENEGTYRHKKFKKAASSVVLASSSSSSTAIITSSISTLSSNYPESEPLLLKHSALSMVNGQSLYSFSPLQPPSASSTSTTPSPLPLEFEGDKRRKQHLCPYCPTACAKPSVLDKHIRTHTNERPFPCEPCGFAFKTKSNLYKHRKSRTHILKLETGIDSSGAEIVAELGESVTEEMETVGSVVSSSSNASSNHLIHIQNPHHRLFQHPINMKTVSSSPSSSMPIVEDRHHRGGGGIPSTGPPYPSQIILVSSNNNSSLLPTQQSLQHMHHDSNSQLVVQQQPSSQLAPARLSRPNSIPQNILLQAQRVLVPTTTTVKSMSSSAKQHPPVQIQPTDLSSFKPTGHPQSLQQRIDKVISENQAIVETLDPLWPRRYMRQNSKDGAEEKSTNLRGSRKYSLSSPTSLTSSNTSSSVIPTTIVVSKSSSAASGGDYSIRYQNYSPMQPLNLSEPSRKRSFAQSESNNTASTITAKSVKELWLNSCRQPSKTVVNMEQQLEVIAQNFEVGNAFHPQNPEGSMIKELLLNTRIASSSSNNAASPTTSTTSSSKLNHLCNNFHFQNSSINFNSKKTETDLKVDIENDGKFLRPSFLPLTPGSFRPKKNVMQIGNGATLASPETPRPRKSYVLQYQNGTAYTYLGLKSTTRVYYCSIFRPQPMFVPHKPRLSMYSNWRVVSKDSHPSQLTPSVGLAAYNSSYKNKYVIAKKSEKDSMVMTHSSMWKKKPSDKGSEGSRMSHETPGLQVSTSFTSNKEEENGGTLRSVEGGYKTTDDDYTYVRGRGRGGYVCNSCGIRCKKPSMLKKYLRTHSNFRPYMCQYCNFAFKTKGNLTKHMKSKAHHKKCVELGISAEDYCQVDETSLAKKGVSMASSHGTFQAGDSDSDEEDVDDDDKDEDDQFEDAEEEQEAAHSLLSLSHQFTSSPVVTDNRGLTPSSLRLSVYPFVSSTSASTTISSSQTLPLCPNSISEHISRNTKRAGEFQDENRGVKFSFDKIYFPPVSSSNTTTVTSSEPHPRLAPSPKAISTTAGLIENVKITSLSNASNILSPVTQSSTILSYINKTVSAIRKTTAVSNNLESGETPVALQDYLRDQSYHFSAAQICXREQLKNIPDAQSSTTATVSNSAITVVTSSTVDNSSIQRMYPIATLNSAPGIPRNVVMNVKDIPTSKENNGIITPPEIVVPRSSKLPIVTQSMTTEESSTTGSRDIFQTNEDGKSVCGICHKVFNKPSQLRLHVNIHYFERPFRCDACAVSFRTKGHLQKHKRSVGHYNKVNINATFGAPTTANPRPFKCSDCKVAFRIHGHLAKHLRSKMHIMKLAPPPAPPPLLSQNKPRRTSQSSQEESMDLDRNKITILQCSKCKLSFNDMKSLQMHNYMEHQNNIIDRHHNPPPLSNPTMVVIPHIPYHAHSQNNVPLSPPKRVFEHRPIVTHRIPHAISSSSAAAVAAAAAQAAAASSNVPPRVSSFSNSYSQRDDKTFDCELCGISIVGSNTFSQHLMSHASPRPYVCPDCDAGFPSTRQLEAHMQLHAKK encoded by the exons ATGAGCTCCTCCACTACTACGACAACGACAACAAGTCCGTCCAAGAGGAATAGTGTCTATGAATTAG ACTCACCACCCATGAACAATATGATTCCTGCTCTGGAGCCCcgatgggaagaaaatgaagGGACTTATAgacataaaaagtttaaaaaggcTGCCTCTTCCGTAGTGCTTGCTTCAAGCTCTTCTTCTTCGACAGCCATAATTACTTCCTCTATTTCTACACTCTCTTCAAATTATCCTGAGTCAGagcctttattattaaaacatagtGCATTAAGTATGGTCAATGGCCAGTCCCTATATTCCTTCTCACCGCTCCAGCCACCTTCCGCTTCTAGTACAAGTACAACACCCTCTCCACTTCCTTTAGAGTTCGAAGGGGACAAACGAAGAAAACAACATTTGTGCCCATACTGTCCAACTGCTTGTGCTAAACCCAGTGTGCTTGACAAGCACATTCGAACTCATACAAATGAAC GTCCCTTTCCTTGCGAACCTTGTGGATTCGCcttcaaaacaaaaagtaatttatacaAACATCGAAAGTCACGTacacatattttaaagttaGAAACTGGAATAGATAGTTCTGGTGCGGAAATTGTGGCTGAGCTTGGAGAAAGTGTTACAGAAGAAATGGAGACAGTGGGGTCCGTTGTTAGTTCTAGCAGCAATGCATCTTCGAATCACcttattcatattcaaaatccTCATCATCGTCTCTTTCAACATCCAATCAATATGAAAACAGTAAGTTCTAGTCCAAGTTCTAGTATGCCAATTGTGGAGGATCGGCATCACAGAGGTGGGGGAGGAATTCCATCTACTGGACCACCTTATCCAAGTCAAATCATTTTAGTCTCTTCAAATAACAATAGTTCTCTTTTGCCAACTCAACAGTCTCTTCAACATATGCATCATGATTCCAATTCTCAATTAGTGGTTCAGCAACAACCCTCCTCACAATTAGCACCTGCCAGACTATCACGTCCAAATTCTAttcctcaaaatattttactgCAGGCTCAGCGAGTCCTTGTTCCAACAACAACCACAGTAAAATCCATGTCATCATCAGCCAAGCAACATCCTCCAGTTCAAATTCAACCTACAGATCTTTCATCCTTCAAACCTACTGGACATCCTCAGAGCCTTCAACAGCGAATCGATAAAGTTATTAGTGAGAATCAGGCTATCGTGGAAACATTAGACCCTCTATGGCCTCGGAGATATATGAGGCAAAACAGTAAGGATGGAGCTGAAGAAAAATCCACTAATCTTAGAGGGAGTCGTAAATATAGCCTCTCTTCTCCTACTTCTCTAACGAGTAGTAATACTAGTAGCTCAGTGATCCCTACAACCATTGTTGTATCTAAATCTTCCTCTGCTGCTAGTGGTGGAGACTACTCTATTCGATATCAAAATTACTCCCCTATGCAACCCCTGAACTTATCAGAACCATCTAGAAAAAGGTCTTTCGCTCAAAGTGAATCTAATAATACTGCTTCAACGATAACTGCTAAGTCCGTGAAAGAACTTTGGCTTAATAGTTGTAGACAGCCTTCAAAAACAGTTGTGAATATGGAGCAACAGCTGGAAGTGATTGCTCAAAATTTCGAAGTTGGAAATGCCTTTCATCCACAAAATCCAGAGGGAAGTATGATCAAAGAACTATTGCTTAATACGCGGATCGCCAGCTCCTCCTCAAACAATGCAGCCTCCCCCACCACCAGTACCACTTCCTCCTCCAAGCTCAACCACCTCTGTAACAATTTC CATTTCCAGAATTCCTCCATCAACTTTAACTCCAAAAAAACGGAAACTGATTTAAAAGTGGACATAGAAAACGATGGGAAGTTCCTTCGCCCCAGTTTCTTACCTTTGACTCCGGGAAGTTTTCGACCTAAAAAGAATGTGATGCAAATAGGGAATGGAGCTACTTTGGCTAGTCCAGAGACCCCACGTCCAAGGAAGTCTTATGTTTTGCAATATCAAAATGGAACAGCATATACATACTTGGGATTAAAGTCGACCACTCGAGTATATTATTGCTCGATATTTCGACCTCAGCCCATGTTTGTTCCCCATAAGCCACGATTATCCATGTACTCCAATTGGAGAGTCGTCTCCAAGGACTCCCATCCAAGTCAATTAACTCCATCAGTAGGGCTGGCTGCCTATAAttcttcatataaaaacaaatatgtaattgcaaaaaaatcggaaaaagaCTCTATGGTTATGACTCATTCATCTATGTGGAAAAAGAAACCTTCAGATAAAGGATCCGAAGGAAGCAGAATGAGTCATGAGACTCCTGGTCTCCAAGTATCAACATCCTTTACGTCTAATAAAGAAGAGGAG AATGGTGGGACATTAAGGAGTGTAGAGGGTGGCTATAAAACAACCGATGATGACTATACATACGTCCGCGGTAGAGGTCGAGGGGGATATGTTTGTAATAGTTGTGGGATACGCTGTAAAAAGCCATccatgcttaaaaaatatttacgaaCTCATAGCAACTTTAGACCTTATATGTGTCAATACTGTAATTTTGCGTTTAAAACAAAAGGGAATTTGACTAAACATATGAAGTCAAAAGCTCATCATAAAAAATGTGTTGAACTTGGAATATCTGCCGAGGATTATTGCCAAGTCGATGAAACTTCTCTTGCAAAGAAA GGCGTTTCAATGGCAAGTAGTCATGGAACTTTTCAAGCTGGAGACTCCGACTCTGATGAGGAGGATGTCGACGACGACGACAAAGATGAGGATGACCAATTCGAGGACGCAGAAGAAGAGCAAGAGGCTGCTCACTCTTTACTAAGTCTAAGTCATCAATTCACTTCTTCCCCTGTGGTAACAGATAATCGAGGCTTGACACCATCCTCACTTCGTCTTTCCGTTTATCCTTTTGTGTCCTCCACATCTGCTTCCACTACAATATCTTCATCTCAGACTCTTCCCCTCTGCCCCAACTCTATTTCCGAGCATATTTCTCGAAATACAAAAAGAGCAGGGGAGTTCCAGGATGAAAACCGGGGTGTCAagttttcatttgataaaatctACTTTCCACCTGTGTCATCATCAAATACTACTACTGTTACTTCTTCTGAGCCACATCCTCGATTAGCTCCTTCCCCAAAAGCTATTAGTACAACCGCTGGACTAatagaaaatgttaaaataactaGTCTGTCAAATGCTTCCAATATTCTAAGTCCCGTTACTCAATCATCAACCATCCTTTCATACATCAATAAAACCGTTTCTGCCATTCGTAAAACAACGGCAGTAAGTAATAATCTTGAAAGTGGAGAAACTCCGGTGGCCTTGCAAGATTACCTGAGGGATCAAAGCTACCACTTCAGTGCAGCCCAAATATGTTG ACgcgaacaattaaaaaatatccctgACGCTCAATCTTCCACAACTGCTACTGTCTCCAATTCAGCTATTACTGTTGTTACATCCTCCACCGTTGATAATAGTAGTATTCAAAGAATGTACCCTATTGCAACTCTCAATTCTGCTCCTGGAATACCTAGAAATGTTGTGATGAATGTGAAAGACATTCCTACTTCTAAAGAAAATAACGGAATAATTACACCTCCAGAAATTGTTGTTCCCCGCTCATCTAAACTACCTATCGTTACTCAATCAATGACGACTGAAGAATCATCAACGACGGGTAGTCGAGACATCTTTCAAACGAATGAGGATGGAAAATCCGTGTGTGGTATCTGTCATAAAGTCTTCAACAAACCTTCTCAGCTTCGTTTGCACGTCAATATCCATTATTTTGAGCGTCCATTTCGATGTGATGCTTGTGCAGTTAGTTTTCGCACAAAGGGGCACTTACAAAAGCACAAACGCTCTGTTGGACATTATAACAAAGTTAATATCAATGCCACTTTTGGAGCTCCAACTACTGCAAACCCTAGGCCTTTTAAATGTTCAGATTGTAAGGTTGCATTCAGGATACACGGTCATTTAGCAAAACATTTAAGGTCAAAAATGCATATCATGAAATTGGCTCCGCCTCCCGCTCCTCCTCCATTATTGTCACAAAACAAACCCCGAAGGACTTCTCAATCTTCTCAAGAGGAATCTATGGATTTAGATAGA aacaaaataacaattctGCAATGTTCGAAGTGTAAATTGTCATTTAATGACATGAAATCCTTGCAAATGCATAACTATATGGAACATCAAAACAATATCATTGATCGACATCATAATCCCCCACCATTAAGCAATCCAACTATGGTCGTTATTCCACATATTCCATATCATGCACATTCCCAGAATAATGTACCCCTATCACCTCCCAAAAGGGTTTTCGAACATCGACCTATAGTAACTCACCGTATACCCCATGCCATTTCATCATCATCTGCTGCAGCAGTTGCTGCAGCCGCCGCTCAAGCTGCAGCAGCTTCATCTAATGTTCCACCTCGAGTTTCTTCATTCAGCAATTCATATTCTCAAAGAGATGATAAAACTTTTGACTGTGAGCTCTGTGGAATCTCAATTGTTGGAAGCAATACATTCAGTCAG catttaatGTCTCACGCATCACCTCGTCCCTACGTTTGCCCAGACTGTGATGCTGGCTTCCCAAGTACACGTCAGTTAGAGGCACATATGCAATTACATGCCAAAAAATAG